One segment of Sulfobacillus thermosulfidooxidans DSM 9293 DNA contains the following:
- a CDS encoding glycosyl hydrolase family 18 protein has translation MRFPRAFPVKVLSVVTAMSVLTAGCGIGVHAANKTSSSKSPPLKVLAFWANDVSGPLTPLYTHSHAITDLAPFWYSLDAHGGLISHVNSAILHQAEKEHIAITPLINDGTGTQAFLASSITRVIAARNIADLVGKMHYQGVNIDFEPPHTRYVNQLTGFMIDLRDFLPRTDTITMDVVPHSGGAYNFSKLAPEVNQFVLMSYDEHDDGSPPGPVAALGWVENILSRMLHSVPASKIDLGIALYGYSWPVGSTHATTIPYNAITTPMIQHAKWSTRYQETYADYTTSTGPHIAWWESLQGMNQKIQLAKKDHLAGIALWHIGYANNAVMQLLLHQIGRQP, from the coding sequence ATGAGATTTCCCAGAGCGTTTCCGGTTAAGGTTTTGTCGGTCGTTACCGCGATGAGCGTGCTGACAGCAGGCTGTGGTATTGGTGTTCATGCGGCCAACAAAACATCATCGTCAAAATCCCCGCCTCTAAAGGTCTTAGCGTTTTGGGCGAATGATGTATCCGGTCCCTTAACACCATTGTATACGCATTCCCATGCCATTACTGACCTGGCGCCGTTCTGGTATTCCTTAGATGCTCATGGCGGCCTTATTAGTCATGTGAATTCAGCGATTTTACATCAAGCGGAAAAAGAACACATTGCTATTACGCCGTTAATTAATGACGGTACGGGAACGCAGGCTTTCTTGGCGAGTTCCATTACCCGTGTAATCGCCGCCCGCAATATTGCCGACCTTGTGGGCAAAATGCATTATCAGGGAGTGAATATCGATTTTGAACCTCCTCATACCCGTTATGTGAACCAGCTCACGGGGTTTATGATTGATTTACGAGACTTCCTGCCGCGAACAGATACCATCACCATGGACGTTGTGCCCCATTCCGGCGGAGCCTACAACTTTAGCAAACTGGCACCGGAAGTGAATCAATTTGTTCTCATGAGTTATGACGAACATGATGACGGTAGTCCTCCCGGACCCGTAGCAGCCCTTGGATGGGTCGAAAATATTCTATCTCGAATGCTCCATTCGGTTCCGGCGTCTAAGATTGATCTTGGCATCGCGTTATATGGATATTCATGGCCTGTTGGCAGCACACACGCCACGACCATTCCTTATAATGCTATAACAACCCCAATGATTCAGCATGCCAAGTGGAGCACACGGTATCAGGAGACATACGCCGATTATACGACCTCTACGGGACCCCATATTGCGTGGTGGGAAAGTTTACAAGGGATGAATCAAAAAATTCAGTTGGCTAAGAAGGATCATTTGGCAGGGATTGCCTTGTGGCACATTGGCTATGCGAATAATGCGGTGATGCAATTACTGTTGCATCAAATTGGGCGTCAACCATAA
- a CDS encoding lipopolysaccharide biosynthesis protein: MAKFKAFWEDNLIFGLATLLAGLFNYLYHVVLAHVLGPRLYGDLATFLNVTTFMVIPASVVTLIYTRMGKDEGHNGYLQSLGLWAGGLSLWGVIWIARQTLAHLFDVNPTLLVVFTVEVVPSLALAANVGMLQRSRWYLWVGLLGVLNTGFRVIAAGGALWSGYRLTAVGILEGIAAWVTWYVSRVMTKHVPLKGEQTSSGVIVGTAIVGIINVLFALVDGLAAKYALSPIAAGQYTGLATIGHSLQFVSGSLGTVMLTAILAEPIHRYRYAAMTVGMYGILAAIGEWLFTVYGHNLVLMVLGKSFFPVVPWLAEYGWGMICLGLLNMAMLYSVAQRRWEVILTTGIGLLYWIWALIHDHTLGRFVISTTHIMFAIMCITVIAMAVTQVFEMRLKVRPQT; the protein is encoded by the coding sequence ATGGCCAAATTCAAGGCCTTTTGGGAAGATAATCTAATCTTTGGGTTAGCAACTCTCTTAGCCGGACTCTTCAATTATTTGTATCATGTTGTTCTGGCCCATGTCTTAGGTCCTAGACTCTATGGAGATTTAGCGACGTTTTTGAACGTTACCACATTTATGGTGATTCCGGCATCTGTTGTTACGTTAATTTACACGCGCATGGGCAAAGATGAGGGGCATAATGGATATCTCCAGAGCTTAGGACTTTGGGCAGGCGGTTTGAGTCTTTGGGGCGTGATTTGGATAGCCCGCCAGACGTTGGCCCATTTGTTTGATGTGAATCCGACATTGTTGGTCGTTTTTACGGTGGAGGTTGTTCCGAGTTTAGCGTTAGCGGCCAATGTCGGGATGTTGCAACGGAGCCGATGGTATTTGTGGGTAGGATTACTTGGGGTATTGAATACCGGTTTTCGCGTTATCGCCGCAGGAGGAGCTCTGTGGAGCGGGTACCGGTTAACGGCTGTGGGGATTTTAGAGGGAATTGCCGCTTGGGTTACCTGGTATGTCAGTCGCGTAATGACCAAACACGTGCCTTTAAAAGGCGAGCAAACTTCCTCAGGTGTGATTGTGGGCACCGCGATTGTCGGTATTATCAATGTCTTATTTGCCCTAGTTGATGGACTGGCTGCTAAATATGCCTTGTCACCCATTGCTGCGGGACAGTATACAGGTTTGGCTACTATCGGTCATAGCTTGCAATTTGTCTCGGGAAGTCTTGGAACCGTCATGTTAACCGCAATTCTGGCAGAACCTATACATCGTTATCGCTACGCGGCTATGACCGTGGGAATGTATGGAATTTTAGCGGCGATTGGCGAATGGTTATTTACGGTGTATGGCCACAATTTGGTGTTGATGGTTCTGGGAAAGAGTTTTTTTCCTGTAGTTCCATGGCTTGCAGAATATGGGTGGGGGATGATCTGTCTGGGACTACTCAATATGGCCATGTTATATTCTGTGGCCCAGCGCCGCTGGGAAGTGATATTGACGACAGGCATTGGTTTGCTCTATTGGATATGGGCTCTGATTCATGATCATACGTTAGGACGTTTTGTCATATCGACGACGCACATCATGTTCGCTATTATGTGTATAACAGTAATAGCAATGGCTGTTACCCAAGTTTTTGAGATGCGACTAAAAGTGCGGCCGCAAACTTAG
- the hslV gene encoding ATP-dependent protease subunit HslV, giving the protein MEFHGTTILGIVRDGKAVIGGDGQVTFGQNTVMKHTATKVRRLYHNKVLAGFAGSVADALTLFELFEGKLEESHGNLQRAAVALSRQWRTDRMLGKLEALLLVADTEHLFILSGTGEVIEPDDYIAAIGSGGSYALAAARAFSSIEPPMPLEDLVRRSLDIAADICIYTNHHLTIETLN; this is encoded by the coding sequence ATTGAATTTCATGGGACGACAATTCTCGGTATCGTGAGAGACGGCAAAGCGGTGATTGGAGGAGATGGTCAGGTAACTTTCGGCCAAAATACTGTTATGAAGCATACGGCGACAAAGGTTCGACGTTTGTATCATAATAAAGTATTGGCGGGATTTGCTGGCTCGGTCGCGGATGCGTTGACCTTGTTCGAACTTTTTGAAGGGAAACTTGAAGAAAGTCATGGCAACCTGCAACGCGCGGCGGTGGCTCTTTCTCGTCAATGGCGGACCGACCGGATGTTGGGTAAATTGGAAGCATTGTTATTAGTGGCAGATACTGAGCATTTATTTATTTTGTCCGGGACAGGGGAAGTGATAGAACCTGACGACTATATTGCCGCCATTGGATCGGGAGGCAGTTATGCCTTGGCGGCTGCACGAGCATTTTCGTCGATTGAGCCTCCGATGCCCTTAGAAGATTTGGTTAGACGTTCTTTGGATATTGCGGCGGATATTTGTATCTATACCAATCACCATTTGACTATTGAAACCTTGAATTAA
- the trmFO gene encoding methylenetetrahydrofolate--tRNA-(uracil(54)-C(5))-methyltransferase (FADH(2)-oxidizing) TrmFO yields MKKSKLNDVNVVGGGLAGSEAAWQLAQLGFTVHLFEMRPKTMTPAHVSGKFGELVCSNSLGSTLGLAPATLLKDEMRLLDSLIIKAGESARVPAGSALAVDREAFSQGITEVLEDHPNIVIHHEVVSEILSGPTVIATGPLTHESLTEAISDLVGAKMLSFFDAAAPIVLAESVDMNHAFWGSREGNQDYLNCPLTKDEYMAFYDALIHAEQHMGHDFESATFFEGCLPIEELARRGVKTPLYGPMKPIGLENPFEQGRRPYAVVQLRRDNAAGSLMSLVGFQTNLRWGEQKRVFGLIPALHDAEFVRYGVMHRNTYLKSPAILRPTLNAKVREDLWFAGQMTGVEGYVESAATGIMVARYIAQWLEHGNIQPFPRDTMMGALAYYITHTDPEHFQPMNANFGLLNLPPEIQQIHDKKARRRWLRDRALSSLKDYLEHIGVEVSHHETR; encoded by the coding sequence ATGAAGAAGAGCAAGCTCAATGACGTCAATGTTGTCGGCGGTGGTTTGGCTGGGTCCGAGGCTGCCTGGCAATTGGCCCAATTAGGTTTCACTGTTCACCTGTTCGAAATGCGGCCCAAGACCATGACACCTGCTCACGTGAGCGGAAAATTTGGTGAGCTGGTGTGTTCCAACTCGCTGGGTTCGACGCTCGGTCTGGCGCCCGCAACCTTGTTAAAAGATGAAATGCGGCTATTGGATTCACTCATTATTAAAGCAGGAGAATCGGCTAGGGTTCCGGCAGGCTCGGCGTTAGCGGTTGACCGCGAGGCCTTCAGCCAAGGGATAACCGAGGTTCTGGAAGACCATCCCAATATTGTCATTCACCATGAAGTCGTGAGCGAGATTTTAAGCGGTCCGACCGTCATCGCTACCGGTCCCTTAACGCATGAATCATTGACTGAAGCCATTTCCGACTTAGTTGGGGCGAAAATGTTATCGTTCTTTGATGCGGCCGCTCCCATTGTTCTAGCCGAAAGTGTCGATATGAATCACGCGTTTTGGGGATCGCGGGAAGGAAACCAAGATTATCTGAATTGTCCCTTGACTAAAGATGAGTATATGGCATTTTATGATGCCTTAATTCATGCAGAACAACATATGGGGCATGATTTTGAATCAGCGACCTTTTTTGAGGGATGTTTGCCGATTGAGGAATTAGCTAGACGAGGTGTGAAAACCCCGCTATATGGACCGATGAAACCCATTGGGCTGGAAAATCCGTTTGAACAGGGCCGTAGACCTTATGCCGTCGTTCAACTCCGTCGCGATAACGCTGCGGGATCATTAATGAGCCTGGTGGGTTTTCAGACGAATTTGCGTTGGGGAGAGCAAAAACGGGTGTTTGGATTAATCCCCGCTTTGCATGATGCCGAATTTGTGCGCTACGGCGTCATGCATCGCAATACCTACTTGAAATCGCCAGCGATACTAAGACCGACATTAAATGCGAAAGTGCGAGAAGACTTGTGGTTTGCTGGTCAAATGACAGGCGTTGAGGGCTACGTAGAATCGGCTGCAACGGGCATTATGGTGGCGAGGTATATTGCCCAATGGCTCGAGCATGGGAATATTCAACCATTCCCGCGGGACACGATGATGGGGGCTTTGGCATACTATATCACCCATACCGATCCGGAGCATTTTCAACCGATGAACGCCAATTTTGGATTACTGAATCTGCCTCCAGAAATTCAACAAATTCATGACAAAAAGGCAAGACGGCGTTGGCTGAGAGACCGGGCATTGTCGTCATTGAAGGATTATCTTGAACACATCGGTGTTGAGGTATCGCACCATGAAACCCGTTAA
- a CDS encoding trans-sulfuration enzyme family protein, which yields MHTGYEMDPATQAVTPPIYRATTYHQADPWNPPVYDYARSGNPTRHAFEQAMADLEHGVKGFAFSSGMAALTAAFMLLSQGDHLIVTRDCQGGTQRVLRGVFSRFGIQVSYVDTEDFDALEKAVKPNTQAILVENFSNPFLHVTDMPRLAKWAHEHHLLVMVDNTFITPYLQNPLTLGADLVIHSATKMIGGHSDITAGVAVAKEEDLARRLYFIQNACGAILSPDDAYMSLRGLHTLPVRMDRAQDTAMQLATALVTHPQVQRVYYPGLKTHPGHEVAKQTMRGFGQMLTIRLKDARLVPELARHLRLARVGAGFGGTETIISLPELHCHAALTPEERYERQITPDVVRISVGLESAADLLHDILEALDKAGS from the coding sequence GTGCATACAGGTTATGAAATGGATCCGGCAACTCAGGCGGTCACTCCTCCTATTTACCGGGCGACTACCTATCATCAAGCGGATCCTTGGAATCCCCCTGTTTATGACTATGCACGTTCAGGGAATCCTACCCGTCATGCCTTCGAACAAGCGATGGCTGATTTGGAGCATGGCGTGAAAGGATTTGCCTTTTCATCGGGAATGGCAGCGTTAACCGCAGCCTTTATGCTGTTGTCTCAAGGCGATCATCTTATTGTGACCCGCGACTGCCAAGGAGGCACCCAGCGAGTGCTGCGTGGTGTTTTCAGCCGTTTTGGCATCCAAGTGAGTTATGTGGATACGGAAGACTTTGATGCCTTGGAAAAAGCCGTAAAACCCAATACTCAAGCGATTTTGGTCGAAAATTTCAGCAATCCCTTCTTGCATGTGACCGATATGCCCCGATTGGCAAAATGGGCGCACGAACATCACTTGCTGGTAATGGTGGACAATACCTTCATTACACCGTATTTACAAAATCCCTTGACATTAGGAGCCGATCTCGTTATTCATTCTGCAACCAAGATGATTGGAGGGCATTCTGACATTACCGCGGGTGTTGCTGTGGCGAAAGAAGAAGATCTGGCTCGTCGGTTATATTTTATCCAAAATGCTTGTGGTGCCATTCTTTCACCCGATGATGCCTATATGAGTTTGCGCGGACTCCATACATTACCTGTGCGCATGGACCGTGCCCAGGACACCGCGATGCAACTAGCAACGGCGCTTGTGACCCATCCCCAGGTGCAACGGGTCTATTATCCCGGGCTGAAGACACATCCAGGACATGAAGTTGCCAAACAAACCATGCGGGGTTTCGGGCAAATGCTCACCATTCGTTTAAAGGATGCTCGCCTGGTCCCAGAATTGGCTCGTCATCTCCGATTAGCCCGGGTCGGTGCCGGATTTGGCGGGACCGAGACGATTATTTCTTTGCCCGAATTGCACTGTCATGCTGCTTTAACTCCAGAAGAGCGCTATGAACGGCAAATCACGCCCGATGTTGTCCGTATTTCGGTTGGATTGGAATCAGCGGCGGATTTACTGCATGATATTCTCGAGGCTTTGGATAAGGCCGGATCATAA
- the codY gene encoding GTP-sensing pleiotropic transcriptional regulator CodY, whose amino-acid sequence MEELLEKTRRINRLLQRTAGHPVNFEEMAKILSELIQANVYVVSRRGKVLGYSLLDGFECDIMIREVLGEEIFPANYNNGLLKVDETYPNVSQESRKCVFFHDKPCLYENKITTVVPVNGGGDRLGTLVISRFGREFNDEDLVLAEYGATVVAMEILRSKSDELEMEARKKAAVKVAIDTLSYSELEAVQHIFDELGGEEGLLVASKIADRVGITRSVIVNALRKFESAGVIESRSLGMKGTHIRVLNDRLLGELKKLRR is encoded by the coding sequence GTGGAGGAATTACTCGAAAAAACACGACGCATTAATCGACTACTACAGCGAACGGCTGGCCATCCGGTAAACTTTGAAGAAATGGCTAAAATTTTAAGCGAACTTATCCAAGCAAACGTCTACGTTGTCAGTCGGCGCGGTAAGGTTTTGGGATATAGCTTACTGGACGGGTTTGAATGCGATATCATGATCCGGGAAGTTTTGGGTGAAGAGATCTTCCCCGCGAATTATAATAATGGTCTTTTGAAAGTTGATGAGACCTATCCCAATGTTTCTCAGGAATCACGAAAATGTGTCTTTTTCCATGATAAGCCATGTTTGTACGAGAACAAAATCACAACCGTGGTTCCAGTCAATGGGGGCGGCGATCGCCTGGGGACCTTGGTGATCTCGCGGTTTGGCCGGGAATTCAATGATGAAGACTTGGTTTTGGCCGAATATGGAGCAACCGTTGTGGCAATGGAAATTTTGCGTTCCAAATCTGACGAGTTGGAAATGGAAGCACGTAAGAAGGCCGCAGTAAAAGTCGCCATCGACACGTTGTCGTATTCCGAACTCGAAGCCGTTCAACACATTTTTGATGAACTTGGTGGCGAAGAAGGATTGTTGGTGGCTTCCAAAATCGCGGATCGGGTCGGTATCACCCGGTCTGTCATTGTGAATGCGTTACGGAAGTTTGAATCGGCTGGGGTGATTGAATCGCGCTCCCTCGGTATGAAGGGTACCCACATTCGCGTTCTTAATGACCGTCTGTTGGGGGAATTGAAAAAGCTTCGCCGATAA
- the hslU gene encoding ATP-dependent protease ATPase subunit HslU: MDDALMTPKKIVEELDRYIVGQEEAKRAVAIALRHRWRRSQLDPELQEDITPKNILMIGPTGVGKTEVARRLARLLHVPFVKVEATKFTEVGYVGRDVDAMVRDLVETSVRMVKEERSQAVQDRAERIAEDRLVDALVPFPEDTSTTVNPFEALFGGGNRSNKTTSSLSIEERHRIEEERRKVREKLRMKAMENEVVEVEVEDPGPPLPFMGNIPGGEENQMNLGEMFSGLLPKRTKRRKMTVAEARKVLTQEEAQKLIDTDAAHAEALWRAEQQGIIFIDEFDKIASSSHEGRGPDVSREGVQRDILPIVEGSTVNTKYGPVKTDHILFIAAGAFHVSKPSDLIPELQGRFPIRVEFNALTEEDFYKILTEPRHSLIKQYQALLGAEGVKVEFDDGALWEMARYAYQVNRDTENIGARRLHTILEKVLEELNFSAPDLVGQTIPITAAYVQQRLAKIAENIDINRYIL, translated from the coding sequence ATGGACGATGCATTGATGACACCCAAGAAAATCGTCGAAGAACTCGATCGATATATTGTTGGTCAAGAGGAAGCCAAACGGGCGGTCGCTATCGCTCTAAGACACCGCTGGCGGCGGAGTCAGCTCGATCCTGAATTGCAAGAAGATATTACTCCGAAAAACATTTTGATGATTGGGCCTACGGGAGTGGGAAAAACGGAAGTGGCCCGGCGTTTGGCTCGGCTCTTGCATGTGCCGTTTGTCAAAGTTGAGGCGACAAAATTTACCGAAGTAGGTTATGTCGGCCGCGATGTCGATGCGATGGTCCGTGATCTCGTCGAAACGAGTGTGCGGATGGTCAAAGAAGAACGCAGTCAAGCCGTCCAAGATCGTGCCGAGCGCATTGCAGAAGATCGTTTAGTGGATGCTTTAGTTCCGTTTCCTGAGGATACCTCAACGACTGTCAATCCCTTTGAAGCGTTATTCGGAGGCGGAAATCGATCAAACAAGACGACTTCCAGTTTAAGTATCGAAGAACGTCACCGAATCGAAGAAGAACGGCGCAAAGTGCGGGAAAAACTTCGGATGAAAGCCATGGAAAATGAAGTCGTCGAAGTGGAAGTTGAAGATCCTGGTCCCCCATTGCCTTTTATGGGAAATATTCCCGGCGGAGAAGAAAATCAGATGAATCTGGGTGAAATGTTTTCTGGCTTGTTACCTAAGCGCACAAAACGCCGTAAGATGACGGTTGCCGAAGCGCGGAAAGTATTGACCCAGGAAGAAGCCCAAAAATTAATTGATACCGATGCTGCCCATGCTGAAGCTCTGTGGAGAGCTGAGCAACAAGGCATTATCTTCATTGATGAGTTTGACAAAATTGCTTCCAGCAGTCATGAAGGGCGTGGACCAGATGTTTCACGGGAAGGAGTTCAACGTGACATTCTGCCGATTGTCGAGGGATCCACGGTCAATACCAAATATGGGCCTGTTAAGACAGATCATATTCTCTTTATTGCGGCCGGAGCATTTCATGTATCGAAACCCAGTGATCTCATTCCGGAATTGCAAGGACGGTTTCCGATCCGGGTGGAATTTAATGCCCTGACCGAAGAAGACTTTTATAAAATTCTTACGGAACCACGGCACTCGCTCATCAAGCAATATCAAGCCCTATTAGGGGCAGAAGGTGTTAAAGTGGAATTCGATGACGGCGCATTATGGGAAATGGCGCGCTACGCCTATCAAGTCAACCGGGATACCGAGAACATTGGAGCCCGGCGCCTCCACACGATTTTGGAAAAGGTACTGGAAGAACTGAATTTCTCTGCCCCCGATTTAGTGGGCCAGACCATCCCCATTACCGCTGCTTATGTGCAACAACGGCTGGCTAAGATTGCAGAGAATATTGACATCAATCGGTATATACTCTGA
- a CDS encoding transglycosylase domain-containing protein produces the protein MVHQRPLALPAPQGEHSHHIRGAAVKWVASIGLSTMTALSIFYAVNWQPLTHLPELAKARVEHEHVQWTPLNRVSPWFQKALIATEDRSFYTNWGISFQGIARAAWVDLQTGQFTQGGSTITQQLIRNLMLSPVKTIPRKVSGILLSLMATDLYSKHQILTMYMNEVYLGDHAYGVGQAAQSYFGVPASQLTLPEAALLAGLPQAPSAYDPLVNFKLAKQRQWEVLNSMVHDHMITRQQALHAYQAPLPLKSPRQSA, from the coding sequence ATGGTTCATCAAAGACCTCTAGCCCTACCCGCACCCCAGGGAGAACATTCACATCATATCCGGGGGGCTGCTGTTAAATGGGTTGCGAGTATCGGACTGTCAACCATGACTGCATTAAGCATTTTTTATGCTGTTAATTGGCAGCCCTTGACCCATTTACCGGAATTAGCTAAAGCACGTGTAGAGCATGAACACGTTCAATGGACTCCGTTAAACCGGGTCTCGCCATGGTTCCAAAAAGCTCTCATTGCCACCGAGGATCGAAGTTTTTACACCAATTGGGGAATTTCTTTTCAGGGAATAGCCCGCGCTGCGTGGGTAGATTTACAAACGGGGCAGTTCACTCAAGGAGGAAGTACAATAACACAACAATTGATTCGTAATTTAATGCTGTCGCCCGTAAAAACGATTCCCCGTAAAGTCAGTGGAATTCTTTTGTCACTGATGGCAACCGACTTATATTCCAAACACCAAATTTTGACAATGTACATGAATGAGGTCTATTTAGGTGACCATGCTTACGGTGTTGGGCAAGCTGCTCAATCTTATTTTGGTGTTCCCGCGAGTCAGCTCACATTACCGGAAGCAGCCCTCTTAGCAGGATTACCACAAGCTCCATCGGCGTATGATCCGCTCGTCAATTTCAAACTCGCAAAACAACGCCAGTGGGAAGTGTTAAATAGCATGGTCCACGACCATATGATCACCCGACAACAAGCCCTTCACGCCTATCAAGCGCCCCTGCCCCTAAAATCACCCCGGCAAAGCGCCTAA
- a CDS encoding class I adenylate-forming enzyme family protein gives MLTVGEALHGAAIRYKDKKALVFGEQSLTFTELDNKTNQIARALLGLGLKKGQRVGLLLPNGLDMAEAYFGLAKAGLVGVPINLRWSPDEIRYALMDSQISLIVADKDLRSALSAVENLLPVYYTHLEGEDRARAWEDLVSQADDSPLSLTISEEDPWVIVYTSGTTGKPKGAVRSHVSNLMIALTLVAELGISSDDIGLAVLPMFHVNSLWVVTLSVIIGATCVIYPHRSIHPQHIVDEMNKHQVTYSMFVPTLLSFLADAVEAGKLDAQTLRVILTASAPLDSTLRDRILLGFPQVRLYDIYGATEYGACTVIRHRLNGPLGSVGYPIIGQSIRILDDQRQALPAGEIGEVFVKGPSLMKEYFNNPQATRESFTSDGYLTVGDMGYISEEGLLYLVDRKQDMIITSGENVYPVEVEEVLSRSPDVAMATVFGIPDARRGERVVALVVPRANHTIDVDSLHELAKTLLADYKRPYVIDVVDSLPIGPSGKVVRRLAKQQWLQEHSNETNS, from the coding sequence GTGTTAACGGTAGGAGAGGCACTTCATGGTGCAGCAATTCGATATAAAGACAAGAAAGCTTTGGTTTTTGGTGAACAATCCTTAACGTTTACTGAACTCGATAACAAAACCAACCAAATTGCGCGTGCACTGCTCGGCCTGGGATTAAAAAAGGGGCAACGCGTTGGTCTTCTTTTGCCAAATGGGCTGGATATGGCAGAAGCGTATTTTGGTTTGGCTAAAGCTGGGTTGGTTGGTGTACCCATTAATCTCCGGTGGTCACCTGACGAAATTCGTTATGCCTTAATGGATAGTCAAATTAGTTTGATTGTAGCGGATAAAGACTTACGATCGGCGCTCAGTGCAGTGGAAAATCTCCTTCCGGTTTATTATACGCATCTCGAAGGGGAAGACCGTGCCCGGGCTTGGGAAGACCTAGTGAGCCAAGCAGACGACTCACCGCTTTCCCTAACCATTTCGGAAGAGGATCCGTGGGTCATCGTATACACCTCGGGTACAACCGGTAAACCGAAAGGCGCGGTAAGAAGTCATGTTAGCAATTTAATGATTGCATTAACACTTGTTGCGGAGTTAGGCATTTCGTCCGATGATATTGGTTTGGCTGTCCTTCCCATGTTTCATGTCAATTCATTATGGGTTGTTACATTATCTGTCATTATTGGGGCCACTTGCGTAATCTACCCCCACCGCAGCATACATCCTCAACACATCGTGGATGAGATGAATAAGCATCAAGTGACTTATAGCATGTTTGTTCCAACATTATTGAGCTTTTTAGCCGATGCCGTGGAAGCGGGGAAGCTAGATGCCCAAACTTTACGTGTTATCTTGACCGCGTCAGCGCCTTTGGATAGTACTCTCAGGGACCGTATTCTCCTGGGTTTTCCCCAGGTTCGTCTTTATGATATTTATGGGGCAACTGAATACGGCGCCTGTACCGTCATTCGTCACCGTCTCAATGGACCGTTGGGTTCGGTCGGCTATCCCATCATTGGTCAAAGTATTCGCATTTTAGATGACCAAAGGCAGGCGCTTCCGGCAGGGGAAATTGGGGAAGTATTTGTCAAAGGTCCTTCATTAATGAAGGAATATTTCAATAATCCGCAAGCAACACGTGAAAGCTTTACCTCAGATGGATATCTTACGGTTGGCGACATGGGCTATATTTCTGAAGAAGGCTTGTTATATCTAGTGGACCGCAAGCAAGACATGATCATTACCTCGGGAGAAAATGTATACCCGGTTGAAGTTGAAGAAGTCTTGTCCCGTAGTCCCGATGTGGCAATGGCAACGGTTTTTGGCATCCCAGATGCCAGGCGTGGAGAGCGTGTCGTTGCCCTCGTCGTGCCGCGCGCCAACCACACGATCGATGTTGATAGCCTTCATGAGTTAGCGAAAACCCTGCTTGCTGATTATAAGCGGCCATATGTGATTGATGTGGTCGATTCCCTACCTATTGGACCATCAGGGAAAGTGGTTCGGCGTTTAGCCAAACAACAATGGTTACAAGAACACAGCAACGAAACCAACTCCTGA
- the xerA gene encoding site-specific tyrosine recombinase/integron integrase: MKPVNEWVEYYIKTLILVEQASEHTARAYAQDLHQLEKFVGALDQVGTKDIRAWISSLMKQGLAPRTVARKLAVIRSFYRFVKRQGWRTDNPANRLLTPRFRPLLPRTLTMDEAHDLIESAKNMPGPLGLRNWALMEILYGAGLRSQEAVSLNIADVDLTSRFVRVKGKGGKERVVPFGTKASQALDAYLLRGRKALVRTRTTALFVNYRGGRLTTRSVRRIVKNVLAKAAIQRNVSPHWLRHSFATHMLMNGADLRVIQELLGHSLLRTTQLYTLVSQEHIAKVYQNAHPRA; encoded by the coding sequence ATGAAACCCGTTAATGAGTGGGTTGAGTACTATATCAAAACACTAATCTTGGTGGAGCAAGCATCGGAACATACAGCCCGAGCATATGCTCAAGATCTGCACCAGTTAGAAAAATTTGTTGGCGCGTTGGATCAGGTTGGCACCAAAGACATTCGGGCTTGGATATCATCCCTGATGAAACAAGGATTGGCGCCGAGAACTGTGGCCCGCAAATTAGCTGTGATTCGATCATTTTACCGGTTCGTTAAGCGACAGGGATGGCGCACTGACAATCCTGCTAATCGACTGCTTACTCCACGGTTTCGCCCCTTATTGCCCCGAACTCTAACGATGGATGAAGCCCATGATCTGATTGAAAGCGCCAAAAATATGCCAGGGCCTCTGGGACTGAGAAACTGGGCCTTAATGGAGATTCTTTATGGAGCGGGACTCAGAAGTCAAGAAGCAGTATCTTTAAATATAGCTGATGTGGATTTGACGAGTCGGTTTGTGCGCGTCAAAGGAAAGGGCGGCAAAGAGCGAGTGGTGCCCTTTGGCACTAAAGCGTCTCAGGCCCTCGACGCATATTTGTTACGCGGAAGAAAAGCACTCGTCCGAACACGCACCACAGCGCTCTTTGTTAATTACCGGGGTGGCAGGCTTACCACGCGTAGTGTCCGGCGAATTGTAAAAAATGTTTTAGCCAAAGCGGCGATTCAAAGAAATGTCAGCCCACACTGGCTACGGCATTCGTTTGCGACGCATATGCTCATGAATGGTGCCGATTTGCGGGTGATTCAGGAACTTTTGGGTCACAGTTTGCTACGAACGACCCAACTTTATACATTAGTGTCCCAAGAACATATTGCTAAAGTTTATCAAAATGCCCATCCTCGTGCTTGA